TTGAAGGAAATCCACGAAGTTGAGAAATTGCACAAAGCCGCGATTCCACAGGCGAAAGCGCAAGAGGAACGGATAGTGTCGCCCTTCAAATCCGGCGCGGATGTGATGACGACCTCGCACCCAGGTGACCGTATCGCCGTAGGTGAAATGCTCCTGTACAACTTCGGCGTCGAACAATCCTTCAGGACCGAGCGTGAAGAGTCCGAACACGTTAATTTGCGGCAAGCCGGGGAAGAGGCTCCTCAGCGGACTGTCAATGCCGACCTGCGCACTCGTGAGCGGTTCCCGTGGGATGGCTTCCAGGAATATGCGTGAGTAGCCGAACCGCGCTTCGTTGATCAAGCTGGAAGTGAAGACGTGTGTGTCCCGCAGCGAGAAGACGCGATTGTTGCGCTGCAACGGTCCACCCCAGCCGAGCACGGCATTAGCCGGACGAGCCACAAACGACGTGATCGCGGCATCGGTCGTATCATTGTTGAAGAAGAACTTGCCCGACAGCGTGTTGTTCGTCGTGAGGCGATGATCGAGATTCGCGTTGAATTGATCTTCACGGAAGCGCGAGAGTCCCGATTGTGTGAGCGTGGTGAACAGGCCAGCGCTGCGCGGCGGGCTTGGCACCACCAGTCGTCCGTCAGGAAATCGCGCGTTGAGCAGAGCCAGCGCCACGGGATTGATGTTGGCCGCTGTAAGTGGCGGCGCGCCCGGCGGCAAGAGCGTATTGCCCACAGCAGCCAATGCCTCGGCGCTGCGATTGTCGCTCAATGCTGTGGGCAGGATCAAACTTGTGACACTGTTCACAAGTGATGTTCCGTTTCGTTCGCGCGTGCCTTGATAGGAGCCGAAGAAAAACGTCTTGTCTTTGACAACAGGTCCGCCAAGTGTGAAACCGAATTGATTGCGCGTCAGAATCGGACGCTTTTGACCGGATGCGTTCAAGAAGAAATCGTTGGCATTGAGCACGCGATTGCGGAAGAACTCGTAGACGTTGCCGTGAAACTCGTTGGTCCCCGATTTAGTGACGGCCGCGATGGCGCCGCCGCTATTGCGGCCTTGCGACGCATCGTAAAGGCTCGTCTGCACGATGAACTCTTGAATGGCTTCGGTGGCCGGAACGGGCAGATTGAACGTTGAATGCAAGGCGATGGAGTTCGCATCCACACCGTTGATCTGCAGATTGTTCTGCGTCTGCCGCTGGCCGTTGACCTGAATGATGGCGTCGCCGCGTCCTACGTCCGTATTGCGCACGACCGACGCAAGCGTGCCCGGCGAGAGCGCGAGCATCTGTTGGAAATTGCGTGTCGGTAACGGCAGTTGTCGAATTGTGCGCTCTTCGATGACCCGTCCGGTTGTGGGACGATCGGTTTGCAGGAGCGGCGCTTCTTCAGTCACGGTGACGGTCTCTGCGCCGAGTGGGGCGACTTCCAGCGTCACATCCACCGTCGTCGTCAGCGTGATGCGCACGGCGACGTTTTCACGCACGAGTCGGCGAAAACCTTCGCGGCTGAACTCAACCGTATAGGCCCCCGGCGGCAGCAGCGGCACCGTGTAACTGCCCGCTGAATCGGTTTTGGTCTCGCGTCGGATGCCCGTCAGACTTTCTGTCACCATGATATTCACATCAGGAATTACAGCGCCCGCCTGATCGCGCACCGTCCCGGCGATCTGCCCCGTGGAGGCCGTTTGCGCTAAAGTCCGGCCGCTGCTCAACAGGGCGAGGGTAGCAATAAGCAAGAAGGCTAAAAATGTTGGCTTGAGCTTAATCATGATCACCTCCTTGAAGCCGCAGGACAAGCCTCGGAAGCGCATGCTTCCGGCATGCAGCACACAAGATGCGTGCGCTCCCAGCGAGGCTCCCTCGAAGGGCCATTGCCCATAGCAGATGCCGGCGATCGCTATCTCATCAACGCCGCGTGAATGTCGCGCTGCATCTCAGCGACAGCCGCCCAATGGTTCGGAGCAGACAGCAGCGAACTACTCATGGCGGCCGCGCTGCTCGCAGGTTGAATGTTAATCGTGATGTCAATAATCAACTCGCCGGCGAGGAACGCCAGGCCGAATTCAGGCTCAG
The sequence above is a segment of the Blastocatellia bacterium genome. Coding sequences within it:
- a CDS encoding TonB-dependent receptor, coding for MIKLKPTFLAFLLIATLALLSSGRTLAQTASTGQIAGTVRDQAGAVIPDVNIMVTESLTGIRRETKTDSAGSYTVPLLPPGAYTVEFSREGFRRLVRENVAVRITLTTTVDVTLEVAPLGAETVTVTEEAPLLQTDRPTTGRVIEERTIRQLPLPTRNFQQMLALSPGTLASVVRNTDVGRGDAIIQVNGQRQTQNNLQINGVDANSIALHSTFNLPVPATEAIQEFIVQTSLYDASQGRNSGGAIAAVTKSGTNEFHGNVYEFFRNRVLNANDFFLNASGQKRPILTRNQFGFTLGGPVVKDKTFFFGSYQGTRERNGTSLVNSVTSLILPTALSDNRSAEALAAVGNTLLPPGAPPLTAANINPVALALLNARFPDGRLVVPSPPRSAGLFTTLTQSGLSRFREDQFNANLDHRLTTNNTLSGKFFFNNDTTDAAITSFVARPANAVLGWGGPLQRNNRVFSLRDTHVFTSSLINEARFGYSRIFLEAIPREPLTSAQVGIDSPLRSLFPGLPQINVFGLFTLGPEGLFDAEVVQEHFTYGDTVTWVRGRHHIRAGFEGRHYPFLLRFRLWNRGFVQFLNFVDFLQGDMFISFIGTGDPEREPRIRDLGAFFQDDFKVNDRLTLNFGVRYELLGYATEARGRLIGFFPGNRRQGPPPNGFVLAGNAKNPIAGVPLVEETLIPQDENNWAPRFGFAWKLLRAYDRLAVRGGYGVYYVRTSGQIGGGIQLFNYPLFILPVGAGSRLLTTLGFPLATARVIALPFARPFVRVPLPSAFPVVPEIPSPLRDQFGNPIPISGVYLDQGFRTPYTHQFNLNVQWEAVRNLLLEVGYVGARGIKLTQLFNLNQPVFNPATGQFVTPLAGFSNNGNIAAGTHLIQTTGQSYYHSLQLSVTKRLSHGLSFLASYTLSKSIDTNSGPLAGDLAANPGDQQNHRLNRGLSDWDRTHRFVYSFVYDLPKFYGGASGLGQRLLNDWQIAGVAAIQSGLPFTVFATSGGGGTNLTRANFAAGFNGSAELSGPVIARLDRFFNTAAFVPPLGATFDPRAPFGNTGRNILRGPDQRNLDFSLIKFIPIRETTRLEFRTEFFNLTNTPSFANPDSNVVSAAFGRISSTSTGPRVIQFALKLNW